The DNA window CAGCAGAGCGCGCAGGGAGTCGTTTTGTCTGGTCTTTTCTTTGGTTCTTTCTTTGTGACAGGACAAAGAAAGAACATGACTTTCATGACAATATGTCTGTCATTTTTTCATAAATATATGTCATATTGTCTTATTTATCCTCTGGCATTTCTTTTGAAATATTGGTGAACTGAATACGAAAACCAATGTTAAACCAAAAGAATAGGAGGAATTGATTATGTTACCTTCATTAAAAACAAGAAATGCCTGGCCGAACCTGGTTGAAGAATTTTTCAACGGCGATTTATTCCCGAGGTTCTTTGATGCCGAAAACAGGCAAAGCCTGCCCGCAGTAAACATAATTGAGGGCAAGGATGATTACCGGATTGAAGTTGCAGCTCCCGGTCTGCGCAAGGAAGATTTCAGGATCAACCTCGACAACAATGTGCTGACTGTTTCATCAGAAAGGGAAGAAAAGAAAGAAAGCAATGAAGAAAAAGTAATGCGCAAAGAGTTCAATTATTACTCTTTCAGCCGTTCATTCACATTGCCCCAGACGGTGGATTCTGAAAAAATCCAGGCATCACACAAAGACGGCATCCTGCATATCATGATTCCCAAGAGGGATGAAGCAAAACAGAAACCGTCACGCGACATAAAGATATCCTGACGATATCTGATAATTTTCATAGCCAAAGTAGTTAATCCAATGTGGTAATTAATAACAGCGGCAAAGTAGGGACGTTAATGTAAGCCCGGCGGTATAAGGATCTTATACTACCAGCGTCTCTATACGACACCCTTCAGTGTTCAGCATTGGAGGGTGTTTCTTTTTAGCAGTTTAGGGGTTTAGGGGTTTAGAAGTTTAGAAGTTTGGATTTGGAGGATAATCTTCGATATTCTT is part of the Bacteroidales bacterium genome and encodes:
- a CDS encoding Hsp20/alpha crystallin family protein; the protein is MLPSLKTRNAWPNLVEEFFNGDLFPRFFDAENRQSLPAVNIIEGKDDYRIEVAAPGLRKEDFRINLDNNVLTVSSEREEKKESNEEKVMRKEFNYYSFSRSFTLPQTVDSEKIQASHKDGILHIMIPKRDEAKQKPSRDIKIS